The Brachyhypopomus gauderio isolate BG-103 chromosome 12, BGAUD_0.2, whole genome shotgun sequence genome window below encodes:
- the fkbp8 gene encoding peptidyl-prolyl cis-trans isomerase FKBP8 has translation MDDKDDALLNVSRDIHDSEGKKSSRTCLLDSGEDFEMLEDGDDDIGDLPPLEDTSNGKEQSSQANNSVDIEAATDPSPSPPQDEWLDVLGNGHLRKKVLDAGGGPDSKPQKGQTVTVYLKTTLTDCTTVEEESNLSFTLGDGDVIQALDLTVQLMEMGEKALVEAAAKYAYGALGSSTPPVPPNADLILEVQLLSAADAPDLELSTPEERIALASRKRERGNVHYQRGDYAFAINSYGIALQITDASSRVDISPQEEDELLDVKVKCLNNMAAAQLKLDHYEAALRSCVSVLALQPDNIKALFRQGKVLALQGEYGDAVRILKRALKLEPSNKTIHAELSKLVKKHSEQKGAEQAMYKKMLGNPPDISSAQKPRGKSSWSLSWKWLFGATAVAIGGVALSVVIAARN, from the exons ATGGACGACAAAGACGATGCACTCTTGAATGTTTCTCGTGACATCCACGACTCAGAAGGGAAGAAGTCAAGTCGAACCTGTCTGCTAGACAGCGGGGAGGACTTCGAGATGCTGgaagatggtgatgatgatatAGGCGACCTCCCCCCTTTAGAAGACACAAGCAATGGAAAGGAACAAAGCAGTCAAGCAAATAATAGTGTGGACATAGAAGCTGCTACAGACCCGAGCCCATCTCCACCCCAAGATGAGTGGCTAGATGTGTTGG GGAATGGGCATCTGAGAAAGAAGGTTCTTGATGCTGGGGGTGGTCCTGACAGCAAACCTCAGAAGGGCCAAACAGTCACCGTTTATCTCAAGACCACTCTCACAGACTGCACCACAGTTGAGGAGGAGTCAAACCTCTCTTTCACCCTCGGTGATGGTGATGTTATTCAG GCACTGGATCTGACTGTACAGCTCATGGAGATGGGTGAAAAAGCCTTAGTTGAAGCAGCTGCTAAATATGCATACGGAGCCTTGGGGAG CTCTACACCACCCGTGCCTCCCAATGCTGATCTGATCCTGGAGGTGCAGCTTCTCTCTGCCGCCGACGCCCCAGACCTGGAGCTGTCCACCCCGGAGGAGAGGATCGCCCTGGCCAGCAGGAAACGAGAGCGGGGCAACGTCCACTACCAGCGCGGCGACTACGCCTTCGCCATCAACTCCTACGGCATCGCGCTGCAGATAACGGATGCCAGTTCAAGAG TGGACATCAGCCCACAAGAGGAAGACGAGCTGCTGGACGTGAAAGTGAAATGCCTGAACAACATGGCCGCCGCTCAGCTCAAGCTGGACCACTATGAGGCGGCGTTGCGCTCCTGCGTGTCTGTCCTCGCTCTCCAGCCGGACAACATCAAAGCTCTGTTTCGCCAGGGCAAG GTACTAGCGCTACAAGGGGAGTACGGCGATGCCGTTAGGATTTTGAAAAGGGCTTTGAAGTTGGAGCCAAGTAACAAG ACCATCCACGCTGAGCTGTCTAAACTGGTGAAGAAGCATTCTGAACAGAAAGGCGCTGAGCAGGCCATGTACAAGAAGATGCTCGGAAACCCACCTGACATCAGCTCGGCGCAGAAACCCCGGGGCAAGTCCTCGTGG AGCCTTAGCTGGAAGTGGCTGTTTGGTGCTACCGCTGTTGCTATCGGTGGTGTAGCTTTGTCCGTTGTCATTGCTGCTAGGAATTAA